The region CTCCGCCCGTCGCGGGCGAACGCCGCGCCCAGCTCAGGGTCCACAGCCCGGCGGCGCTGAAAGTTTTCATTGCCTCGCCGGTCGAATTCGACGACGTAAAATTGTGCGCTGACTACCTTAAAGCCAACGTCGCCGTACTGATAAACCTCGAGGCTGTCGACGACGCCGTCAAACAGCGTATCGGCGATTTCCTCGACGGACTTCTTGTCATCACCGGCGGCGCAAGCCAGCGGGTATCGGACTCGGTTTTCGTCTACGTGCCCGCCAACGTCGACATCAACAAGGAAATGTATGCCTACTCCGTTCCGACGTACGTCAAACGGAAGAAGGAATAACGAGCAACTTTTAATTATTTTGTATTAATCAAGGAGCGATTCGCGCGAATCGCTCCTTTTGCGTCTCCTAGCCTGTTCCTGGCAGCAAGGCCGCGGGTCGGCGGCCGCGACGCCAGCTATTCCCCATCCAGACAATGGCGAATTTCATATTGTGAACTATCGTGCCAGAATATTGAAATAACAGCAGGATTTTTGCGCCGTCGAGCGTAAATTAGCATTGAAATTCTAGTATGCGGCACCTGGTTCCACAATATGAAACGAGGAAGGAAGCATGGAAAAGCACTTTTTAGAAGTTCAGGTTCTCCAACGGGCCATGGACGTCCTCGAGGTCATCGGCAAGAGCCCCGAACCGGTCAGCTTGAAAAACATCACCGAAAAAGTAGGGCTGCCCAAATCCACGGTATACCGCATCCTGTCCAACCTCGAATCCCGCGGCTATGTATGCTGCAGCAACGAAGGCGGTTATCGCCTGGGGCTGACCTTTCTCACCCTGGGACAGAAAGCCGAACGGGGATTCGAACTCAAACGTCTGGCCCGGCCGTACATGACAAAGCTCAATCAGCTCACCAACGAATCCGTCCACCTCGGCGTGCTGGCGAGGAACAAAGTCCTTTATCTCGACTCCATCGACAGCCCCCACACCATCCGCCTTGTCGCGCAGATCGGCGGCAACAATCTGCTGCACTGCACGTCGCTCGGCAAAGCCTTGCTCATCGCCCACAGCGACGAAGAAATCAGGCAGATACTGATCGAATCCGGCATGGAGAGGCGAACCCACTACACCTTGGCCACCCCCGAAGCCTTTCTCAAAGAAATGGAAGTCGTGCGCCGCGCCGGCTTCGGCTTCGACGACCGCGAGAGCGACAGCGAATGCTTCTGCATCGGCGCGCCTATCTACAACCATCTCGGCCAGGTTCTCGCCGCGATCAGCGTTTCCGGACCGATCTCCCGCGTCTCGCGGCGGACGGCGGAAACGATCGTTGCCCCGCGGCTCATCGAAGCCACCAAGTGCATCTCCCGTTCCCTGGGGTATGTTTCCTAGCCAGTAAAGACGAGATTCTTACACTCGAAGGAGGCCAGTCCATGGAAATCAGGTATCCGTCCCACCCCCAGGATGTAAAGCGCTACACCACCGACCAACTTCGCAAGGACTTTCTCATCCAGGAAATCTTCGTTCCCGGCGAGACGAAAATGGTCTACAGTCACTTCGACCGGATAATCGCCGGCGGAATCTGTCCCACCGCCCCCCTGGCCCTCGAAGCCGGCAAGGAGATCGCCGCCGACTTCTTCCTCCAGCGCAGGGAAATCGGCATCATCAACATCGGCGCGCCGGGCAAGGTGCTCGTCGACGGCGCCGAATACCCCCTGAAAAAAACCGACGGTCTGTATATAGGAATGGGAGCGCAAAAAGTAACCTTCACGAGCGACGA is a window of Selenomonadales bacterium 4137-cl DNA encoding:
- the sepF gene encoding cell division protein SepF — its product is MASGLIDKLTNFLMPVEEETQPAEAPPVAGERRAQLRVHSPAALKVFIASPVEFDDVKLCADYLKANVAVLINLEAVDDAVKQRIGDFLDGLLVITGGASQRVSDSVFVYVPANVDINKEMYAYSVPTYVKRKKE
- a CDS encoding IclR family transcriptional regulator, which gives rise to MEKHFLEVQVLQRAMDVLEVIGKSPEPVSLKNITEKVGLPKSTVYRILSNLESRGYVCCSNEGGYRLGLTFLTLGQKAERGFELKRLARPYMTKLNQLTNESVHLGVLARNKVLYLDSIDSPHTIRLVAQIGGNNLLHCTSLGKALLIAHSDEEIRQILIESGMERRTHYTLATPEAFLKEMEVVRRAGFGFDDRESDSECFCIGAPIYNHLGQVLAAISVSGPISRVSRRTAETIVAPRLIEATKCISRSLGYVS